Proteins co-encoded in one Siphonobacter curvatus genomic window:
- a CDS encoding 3'-5' exonuclease: MNATFQSSVKPLSFIDIETVSGESSLELVSERLQKEWLRKASRIRTTEGCTDAELYFDRPAVYAEFGKIIVIGLGFSHWEEADEPTFRVRTIHGHDEASVLRQFCTLIEKRYPRNLILCAHNGREFDYPYLCRRMMIHGISIPRSLWNTHWKRYNSPHLDTMDYWKFGDFKNYTSLELLAALFGIPSSKDTLSGSEVNTSYYHHDGLLSIAQYCREDVVVLAQLYLRYHQMNLLQEKQIIRLDL; the protein is encoded by the coding sequence ATGAATGCTACCTTTCAATCTTCGGTCAAACCTCTTTCATTCATTGATATAGAAACCGTTTCGGGCGAATCCTCGCTGGAGTTAGTATCTGAACGATTACAGAAAGAATGGCTACGAAAAGCGAGCCGAATTCGCACAACGGAAGGTTGTACAGACGCAGAGTTATACTTTGACCGGCCCGCCGTTTACGCAGAATTCGGTAAAATTATCGTCATCGGATTAGGCTTTTCCCACTGGGAGGAAGCGGATGAGCCTACCTTCCGGGTTCGTACCATTCATGGTCATGATGAAGCCAGCGTACTTCGCCAATTTTGCACGCTGATCGAAAAGCGATATCCCCGTAATTTGATTCTTTGTGCCCATAATGGCCGCGAATTTGATTACCCTTACCTTTGCCGGCGGATGATGATTCACGGCATATCCATTCCTCGATCGCTCTGGAATACGCATTGGAAACGCTATAACTCCCCTCATCTGGATACCATGGATTACTGGAAATTTGGCGATTTTAAAAACTACACCAGCCTCGAATTATTGGCGGCTTTGTTCGGCATTCCGTCCAGTAAGGATACCCTGTCGGGGAGTGAAGTTAATACCTCGTACTATCATCACGATGGACTACTTTCTATTGCACAGTATTGCCGGGAAGATGTTGTTGTATTAGCTCAATTATACTTGCGTTATCACCAAATGAATTTATTACAGGAAAAGCAAATTATTCGTTTAGATTTATAG
- the lipB gene encoding lipoyl(octanoyl) transferase LipB has product MNKQVIFQDWGLRDYQSAWDAQEELLAATVARKVQNRQAAVEEQLPTNNYLLFVQHPPVFTLGKSGKPEHLLEDEQKLEQLGIQYYKINRGGDITYHGPGQLVGYPILDLDNFKPDIHWYMRTLEEAIIRTCADYGLEAGRIPGMTGVWLDYIEQKNPRKICAMGVKASRWVTMHGFALNVNNDLAFFEYIVPCGLEGKEVTSLAKELGHSLDFQEVSQRLKAHLADLFEMVFVEESLTTPTV; this is encoded by the coding sequence ATGAATAAGCAAGTGATTTTTCAGGACTGGGGCCTTCGGGACTATCAGTCGGCTTGGGACGCCCAGGAAGAGCTGCTAGCCGCTACCGTAGCCCGTAAGGTTCAGAATCGGCAAGCTGCAGTAGAGGAGCAACTGCCCACGAATAATTACCTTCTTTTTGTGCAGCATCCTCCTGTATTTACGCTCGGTAAAAGTGGCAAACCCGAACATCTGCTGGAGGATGAACAGAAGCTGGAACAGCTCGGCATTCAGTACTACAAAATCAATCGGGGCGGTGATATTACGTATCACGGTCCGGGTCAATTAGTAGGTTACCCCATTCTGGATCTGGATAATTTCAAGCCCGATATTCACTGGTACATGCGAACGCTGGAAGAGGCCATCATTCGTACCTGTGCGGATTATGGCCTGGAGGCGGGCCGCATTCCGGGTATGACGGGCGTGTGGCTGGATTATATCGAACAGAAAAATCCCCGGAAAATCTGTGCGATGGGCGTAAAAGCCAGCCGCTGGGTAACCATGCACGGTTTTGCTCTGAATGTAAATAATGACCTGGCTTTTTTCGAGTATATTGTACCTTGTGGTTTGGAGGGAAAAGAAGTAACCTCCCTAGCGAAAGAGCTGGGACATTCCCTCGATTTCCAGGAAGTTTCGCAGCGATTAAAAGCTCATCTGGCCGATTTGTTCGAAATGGTTTTTGTCGAAGAATCGCTCACCACACCGACCGTTTGA